CCTCGCGCCCCCTGCTGTTGCGGGCAACTATTTATTGTTCCATCTGTTGGATAATCGCTCTCCCATTATAAATggatatatatttattttccgTTTGGTTTATACAGAACGAGGAAAAGTGTTTGGATTTTCTAAACATTAGTAAGAAGAACAAAGCCAAGTCGAGCGTACAACACATTGGCGGGTTAGCGCGAAAACAGAATCCTGAACCCACAAAATCAATTTTTGTGTCGAGATACGGAGCACGATCACTGAAGACCTCGACAATGAAAGGTAACCAGGAATTTTTTCAGAAGGGTGGGGCCCACGTTTCCAAGGGCGTTCACATCAACCCACGCGTAAAGAAGGCTCAGTATGCCGTGCGCGGGCTTGTGCCGATGCGAGCCGACGAAATCAGGGAGGAAATCCGTTCAGGCACGGGGAAGTCGAAGTTCTCCTTCAACGAACTGGTTTACTGCAACATTGGCAACCCCCAAGCCCTGGAGCAGAAGCCGCTTACCTTTCACCGCCAAGTGATGTCGCTTATCGATGCTCCATTTCTGCTTGAGGATAACGCCGTCGTCTCTCGATATCCCTCTGATGCTGTTTCCCGTGCGCGTCTCTACTTGGGCCACATCGGCCAACGTACTGGCGCCTACACGGACTCCGCAGGCTATGCCTTTGTACGTGACATCGTCGCGCAGTATGTGAATGAGCGTGACGCCTATGTAAAACCGCTTCAGGAGGCATCGTCGATTGTGCTTACAGACGGCGCAAGCACTGGTGTGCGCATAATCTTACAGACGCTTGTGGGCGATGAGAAGGACGCTGTGATGATTCCCATCCCGCAGTATCCGCTGTACACGGCACAGATTGCATTGTTGGGAGGTACCCCCGCGATGTATTACCTTCGTGAGAGCGAAGGCTGGGCGCTGAACGTTGGAGAGCTCGAGGCAGTATACAAAGACTGTGTGGCGAACGGAAACGCGACGCCCCGCGTGCTCGTCGTGATTAACCCTGGTAACCCTACAGGTGGCGTGTTGGAGCGCACTGTGATGGAGGAGGTTGCCAAGTTCTGTTGCGATCACGGTGTTGTGCTCATGGCCGATGAGGTTTACCAGGAAAATATCTACACCGCGACCAAGCGGTTTGAGAGTTTTCGGAAGATTGTGCTCGAACTTCCACCACCATACAACACCGACACCGTGCTTGTTTCCTTGCACTCCGTGTCGAAGGGTATTATCGGTGAGTGTGGTCGCCGTGGTGGGTACTTCACACTCACAAACGCTCCGCCTGAGTTAGTGGAGCAGGTGATGAAATTGTGCTCTATTAACCTCTGCAGCAACGTCAACGGTCAGCTTATGACGGCACTGATGTGCTCCCCGCCGAAACCTGGCGATGCGAGCTTCGACCACTACACGGCAGAGTACAGTGGCATTTTTGAAAGCCTTAAGCGCCGTGCTGACCTGcttgcaaaggaactgaacaACATCCGTGGTTTCAAGTCCCAATCTGTTGAGGGCGCCATGTACGCTTTCCCCACTATTGAGCTCCCTCCCAAGTACGTGAAGCACAACGATGAGATGAACTCAAAGGAGGGCCGACAGCTTGCGCCGGACGCGCGTTGGGCACTGGAGCTTCTCGAGAGCACCGGTATTGTTGTGGTGCCGGGTTCTGGCTTTGGGCAGCAGCCTGGGACACTGCACTTCCGCACGACGATCCTCCCACCCGAAGCGCATATGGAGCGTGTGGTGAAGGCTCTGCGCCAGTTCCAGGAGGGCATTTGGGCCAAGTATGCATAAGAAAGATGTGAAGGGTaacgagggaagaaagggGATGGATATGTTAGGCTTGACACGGTGGTGCCACTGCGGCCGAAACTTTATCATTGCCGCCGTTGTGGAACTGGTGGAGAGAGCCGCTTcttctcgtttttttttttcgttttgaggGAAGGGGCGGGGACTTGGCATCAGGGAATGACGCTCAAATGCGTGAATGGGGAGTGTGTGGGATGGGCATTCGGGGGCTCAACAGCCAACCGCAGCCGTAGCAAAGGGGGCCAAAATAagcaaggaaggagggaaatcaaaaaaaaaaaaagggaagtgagggggaaggggaggttAATTTTGGATCTGTGAATTTATTTCTATGAGTTTCCTTGTGAGCGCTCTCATCCCCCACCTCTATtccttatttgtttatttacctatttttgctttccgttgtatatttatataaatgaacATTCCATCTCTTGCAGGCACTGCCATGGACTGCTTTTCTGACTGTTTCGTCCCGGCCGACTGCGCCATCACCAACGTTAAATGACTGCTTGGGGT
This region of Trypanosoma brucei brucei TREU927 chromosome 1, complete sequence genomic DNA includes:
- a CDS encoding alanine aminotransferase, putative, coding for MDIYLFSVWFIQNEEKCLDFLNISKKNKAKSSVQHIGGLARKQNPEPTKSIFVSRYGARSLKTSTMKGNQEFFQKGGAHVSKGVHINPRVKKAQYAVRGLVPMRADEIREEIRSGTGKSKFSFNELVYCNIGNPQALEQKPLTFHRQVMSLIDAPFLLEDNAVVSRYPSDAVSRARLYLGHIGQRTGAYTDSAGYAFVRDIVAQYVNERDAYVKPLQEASSIVLTDGASTGVRIILQTLVGDEKDAVMIPIPQYPLYTAQIALLGGTPAMYYLRESEGWALNVGELEAVYKDCVANGNATPRVLVVINPGNPTGGVLERTVMEEVAKFCCDHGVVLMADEVYQENIYTATKRFESFRKIVLELPPPYNTDTVLVSLHSVSKGIIGECGRRGGYFTLTNAPPELVEQVMKLCSINLCSNVNGQLMTALMCSPPKPGDASFDHYTAEYSGIFESLKRRADLLAKELNNIRGFKSQSVEGAMYAFPTIELPPKYVKHNDEMNSKEGRQLAPDARWALELLESTGIVVVPGSGFGQQPGTLHFRTTILPPEAHMERVVKALRQFQEGIWAKYA
- a CDS encoding hypothetical protein, unlikely (unlikely gene predicted by glimmer), whose product is MTLKCVNGECVGWAFGGSTANRSRSKGGQNKQGRREIKKKKREVRGKGRLILDL